Proteins encoded together in one Falco peregrinus isolate bFalPer1 chromosome 2, bFalPer1.pri, whole genome shotgun sequence window:
- the TRAFD1 gene encoding TRAF-type zinc finger domain-containing protein 1: MKMENRHLEDHKAFVCLLRLVLCPYCEIQLPLKAMVNHELYCGTRTEKCENCHRYILVRDLKEHPQVCGLEGIQTQGSAPSDFTDEDEDAYWQDLWYSASESGTGNCAGPLWGMPKGLEKQIYSSCVGDTP, translated from the coding sequence GCGTTCGTGTGCCTTCTCCGACTCGTCCTATGCCCTTATTGTGAAATACAACTACCTTTGAAAGCCATGGTTAACCATGAGCTTTACTGTGGAACACGGACAGAGAAGTGTGAGAACTGCCACCGCTACATATTGGTGAGAGACCTGAAAGAACATCCTCAGGTCTGTGGGCTAGAAGGGATACAAACCCAAGGAAGTGCACCATCTGACTTCACGGATGAAGATGAGGATGCATATTGGCAAGACCTTTGGTACAGTGCAAGCGAATCAGGAACAGGTAACTGTGCTGGGCCATTGTGGGGAATGCCCAAGGGGctagaaaagcagatttatagCAGCTGTGTAGGGGACACCCCTTAA